AGGCAATGGCACCACCCACCGTAATATACTTCGTTCCTGGCGTTACAGGTAAAAACCAGCCACGAGGTAGAAAAGCTTCAATAATTTCTGAAAATAAAACGCCAGTTTCACAAGTGAGTAACCCACTTTGCTCATCAAAAGAGAGCATATGGTTTTGCCGATTCTGGGGCAGGTAAGCTTTAGCTAAAGCCGCATCTCCATAGCTACGAAAATTTCCTGTAGTTACAAAAGGATTTTTCCAGATTTGGTAGCTATGTGATAATGGTTCTGCATCAATAACTGGGTAACGCCCCCATCCTGATATTTTCATAACGCAATTTTAAACAAATACAAACTTACGATCTAATAAATACTTCACCATATAACCTACAGCAAGACCAATGGCACCACCTATATATTGAGCTCCTTCAAAGGAGAAGAAGTAGAAAAATTCCATTTCTGTACCCCAGAAAATGAAAGTCGTAAATACGCCCATCAAAGAATAAAGCCCGAATTTTTGTAAGTTATCTTTTTTACTTTTCGTTTCATAACGAAAAATCCATTTTTTATCTAAAATATACTTAGTCACTAGGCCTGCTAAGGTTCCTACTATCAGTGCCATATATAAAACCCATTTACCTTCAAAAAAATGAAAGATAGGCCACTGAAATAAAAGATTAATGCCTGTAGCAATAAATGCAAAAAGAGTATATAGAATTATAAACATTGGATAAAGTGATGACCACTAGAATTAGTGATTTGGCAAGGTGGATTGGATTTATACGCCAAAAATTGTTTAAACCTTGTATCGTCTAATATAGCAATATAGCCATGATGAATAATATTTTCATAACTTTGTTCATCTAGGAAATATTTAGGATGATAAATAAGTTGATACTCAATCTCGTGATTATCCTTCAACAACAAATGCAATTTATGCTGATCTGTAGCCTTGAAAGAGGTTTGGTATTTATCAAAATGTCTATCCCGATAAAGTACTACTCTAGCCATAGCTCGCCTTACGAAATTCTCCTCTGTATAGAAATAATCTGCAAATAGGTAGAGATTAATTACTGAGCGGTTTTGGGCAAGGATTTTAGAGAACCATGCTCGAGTATCTTTAAATAAACTAGAATCGTAGTAACCAAGTTCAGTATAAATATAAGGATTGTATTTTTTAAATATAAAATCCTTAAAGCTATTTGCTTCTACAACCAGTGCTTGGAATCCAAGAGCAATAAACCCAGCAATGAATATTTTTTTAATTACCCTTGGACGTGTTAAATGCAATACAAAACCAATTATCCAAAAAAGGAAAATTATTAAAAATGGGTAGATAGGTGCAAAAAACCTTGTATCTAGTGGATCAAAATAAGATACCGTTGCACTATAAATTGTTAGCCCAACATAAATACACATGGAAAATACCGGAATACATATGGGAATATATTGCTTGAGATCGCTAAATTGTTTTTTTATCAGCATGCTATATAAAAAAAGAAAAATAGCAAACAAGCATAAAAATAAAATCGCTTGGTTATCACCTGTAATAGTATTTATAAATCTTTCAATATTTATTGAAGCACCCCAAGGGGATGGAGTTCTTGGCCCATGGAAAGTTTTATCTTTTAAATAATTCCTAATTACCCATAATACAGATGGGATGGTTGATACTATTACTAGTAGATAATATTTAAGTGAGCTAAAAGTAAATAATTTCTTATCAATTGCTCTGATAAAAAAAACATATAAAGCAAATAAACAAATAGCATAATAACCAAGATATCGAGTGAGTGCCGTCAGCGATACAAGTATGGAAACAAAAATTAAATTTTTAAAATGATCTGTCTTATAGTGTTTCATTAAAAAATAAACAATAGCTAGGGAGAAAGCAGTAAAAAGATTCTCACTCCATGCGTATTGATATATGTATATAAAATTAATATTAAAGATGAGTAATGCTACTGCGAAAATTCTTAGATAGACTCCGTATTCAAATTCAAAAAAGTCTAATATTTTATTTACAAAATAAATAACAAAAAATAACGAGATAGCCGCAACTAGTATTGCAGAGACCGCAGGAGAGAGGTGTAGAAATTCCATAACTGCGATCAACAACGGATATCCTGGAGGCCACTGAGTTCTCAAAGCAGAGAGATCAAAATGGTTAAATATAAATAATGAAGAATAAAGGTAATTTCCCGAATCAGGGCTAAGGGCAATTCCTTTTTTGATTAGCCAAATATACCAAAAAATTGCCGGGATTAGAGAAATTAAAAAGGTAGTATAGTCTTTTAAGTTTATTTTTTTCATTTAATGACCTGTTTTTAGCTAACACCAATATCTCCTTGAAGAAGGGAAAATAAAATGGCTACTAAGACTAATATTTGATGCCGATAGAAAAAAGAAATGAGCAATTTTCGAAATTGGCTATCAAGACCTGAAATTAAAGCAAGTGTAATAAACAAATTAGTTAAGGCTAATGCCCACCATCTAAAAAAATCAGCTCCTAGAGGGTATAAAGCAAGTGGGCTTAAGGCAGAGCTAAATAAAAGTAATTTTTTACTAACCCTATTTTTGCAAATATCTTTAAATACTAAGCTAACAATGAGCAGTAGAGTAGGTAGTAGTACAAAAAACCGCTTAAGGTGTTTTATTTTTGTTTTCTCTGTTTTTAACTGTGCTACTGTAAAATCAAAATTTTCTTTAATTTCTCGACCATGGACTACCGCTACTGAATCTTGTTGTACTTGATCTCCATAAATATTAACAAGTTTTTCATAGTGCTCAGTTAGCGTACTATGTTGTGCTAATCCATAAGTAGAGATGATATAAGTAGTAAATAATAGAGCTCCAGCTAACAAATAAAGTACTATTTTAGCCTCTTTAGAAGAATCCCAATAAAAGCCAAAAGCAAGGACTAAAGGTATATAGATAAAAAAAGTAGCTTCATGAATTAAAATTCCTATAGTCATTAACAAGTAAGTAAAGAAATAGGCAAATAGGTTACTACTTTTATAAATAATAAATATAGAAAATAGAGAGATGACTAAACTAATCCCATCAGTTCGGCCAAAATCATGATAAAAGTGCTGAATAGTGCCTGAATGAGAAAAAACAAAGAGAGAAAATAATAAAAAACCAGTAGCTTGCCAATCCCTTTTGAAGGGTAGAATAAACATTACTGACAAAGCAATACAAACCCCTAAGAAAATCCCGTAGGCTAGTATATTGGCTACTTCATAGCTCATTTGAAAGCCTAACTGGCGGACGATTTCACCTAATAATCCTCGTTTTAAAAATTCATCTTGATAATCAAATAAAAATTGAGTGTAATTCCAGTTATTTATGTAGGCTAAACCAGTATGACCATGACTATGAAGAAGATGAGCAAGCAAGGCTAGGAATATAAAAACACCTAGCCAAAGGATTTTTCTAATATCCCCTGTTTCTCTAAAAAGCATTTTTAATTGTAGAGCTCAAACTCTTTGAAAAATAGAGTCTCCCCCATATATAAGTGGCTAACTGATAATTCATTGCAAAGCCTAGCTGGTGAATAATCTCTCCAACTAATCTCCGCTTAATAAATTCATCTTGGTAGTTAAATAACAGGTGTGTATATAACCAATCTGAACAATAGGGGGTGTAAGAAAGAGCATTGGAAAAAACCTCGTTAAATAAGCTGTAGAGGGCCTAACTTAACGGAAATAGCAATTGCAATAACTACTAAAATTTGATACCGGTAAAAAAAGGAAATAAGTAAATTTCGAAAGCGATGATCGGTACCTGCAATCAAAGCAGTACTCACAATTAAGTTAGTCACTGCTAATGCCCACCATCTTGAAAAATCATACGCCAGAGGATATAGAGCAAGAGGACCTAATGCAGCAACAAACACTAATAGTTTTTTGCTATAGCCATTTCTTTT
This genomic window from Candidatus Nitrosacidococcus tergens contains:
- a CDS encoding ArnT family glycosyltransferase; this encodes MKKINLKDYTTFLISLIPAIFWYIWLIKKGIALSPDSGNYLYSSLFIFNHFDLSALRTQWPPGYPLLIAVMEFLHLSPAVSAILVAAISLFFVIYFVNKILDFFEFEYGVYLRIFAVALLIFNINFIYIYQYAWSENLFTAFSLAIVYFLMKHYKTDHFKNLIFVSILVSLTALTRYLGYYAICLFALYVFFIRAIDKKLFTFSSLKYYLLVIVSTIPSVLWVIRNYLKDKTFHGPRTPSPWGASINIERFINTITGDNQAILFLCLFAIFLFLYSMLIKKQFSDLKQYIPICIPVFSMCIYVGLTIYSATVSYFDPLDTRFFAPIYPFLIIFLFWIIGFVLHLTRPRVIKKIFIAGFIALGFQALVVEANSFKDFIFKKYNPYIYTELGYYDSSLFKDTRAWFSKILAQNRSVINLYLFADYFYTEENFVRRAMARVVLYRDRHFDKYQTSFKATDQHKLHLLLKDNHEIEYQLIYHPKYFLDEQSYENIIHHGYIAILDDTRFKQFLAYKSNPPCQITNSSGHHFIQCL
- a CDS encoding GtrA family protein, with protein sequence MFIILYTLFAFIATGINLLFQWPIFHFFEGKWVLYMALIVGTLAGLVTKYILDKKWIFRYETKSKKDNLQKFGLYSLMGVFTTFIFWGTEMEFFYFFSFEGAQYIGGAIGLAVGYMVKYLLDRKFVFV